The DNA segment GCTGTGTTAACCATTAACTTAATCGTTGCTGTGTTATTTCGCTATGTCCTAAGCATGCCGATTTTTTGGGCGGATGAGCTTTCCTTACTGTTATTTGCATGGATAACCTTTTTAGGAGGTTGCCTAGCGATTAAACGTTCTGAAATGGCGGCGGTCACGATGATTCTTGACCGCCTTTCTTCAAAATTAAAACTTATCTTTCAAATAATTATTCAATTATCGATACTTTTTTTTACAATCATCATTGCTTATTATTCGTACATTTGGGTGACAAGTCCGAGTGTTTCGAATATGATTTCTTCAACGCTACGCATTGAAATGTGGTGGATTTATTCAATTGTACCTATAAGTATGGTTTGTATTTTTATTTTCACTATAAATAACTTGTATAACCATATTCTAGAATATCGATTTCGTGATAAAGGGGGATGCTAATCAATGCTCACGATTGTCACTTTTTTTCTACTTATGTTGATTGGGGTCCCTATTGCATTTCTACTAGGAGTTACGACACTTGTTTTTGTCTTTTCGACAGGGAATACCGATGTACTTTTATCGATGCCATCAAAAATGTTTAATGGACTACAAAACTTTGGTCTTGTTGCGATTCCGATGTTCATTCTTTTGGGAGAAATCATGAACCAAGGAGGAATCACTCAAAGATTAATTAAATTTACAAAAACAATTTTTGGACAACTAAGAGGCGGTTTAGCCTATGTAAATGTTGTTGTGAATATGTTTCTTGCATCGATCGTCGGTTCTTCAAATGCTCAATCCGCGATTATGAGTAAAGTAATGGTTCCAGCGATGGAAAAAGAAGGCTATAAAAAAGAATTTAGTGCAGCATTAACATCTGCTTCTTCAGTTATGGGACCCCTGATTCCTCCTAGTATGCCGTTTATTATATTTGGTGTAACGGCAGGTGTTTCTATTGGGAATTTATTTTTAGCGGGTATTATTCCCGGCATTCTTTTTGCCATAGCATTTGGTTTAGCAATTTATGTATACGCAAAAAGGAATGATTTTCCAAAGGAAGATCGACCAAGTTGGCCTGAAGTTTTAAAATCAACGCTACATGTTCTGCCTGCATTAGCGATTCCTGTCTTAATCCTAGTCGGTATTTCAACAGGTGCGTTTACTGCGACAGAATCAGCAGCCATTGCTGTCTTTTTTTCTATTATTATTGGATTCTTTATTTATAAGGAATTGAAATTAAAGGATTTAGGCGGAATCTTAATTCGAACAGTGATTACAGCATCTACGGTAACATTTTTATTAGCAACCTCTAATATTTTTGGATGGGTACTAAACTTCCAGCAGATTCCACAAGCAATTGCGAATGCCTTTTTAACCATTGCAGATAATCAGTTTATGTTTTTGCTCTTAGCTAATATTCTGCTATTGATCGTTGGAATGTTCATAGATGGGGTAGCTGCATTAATTTTATTGATTCCGATCCTGTTGCCGATTGCCGTTCAATTCGGTGTTGACCCTGTTCATTTTGGTGTGATTATGGTTCTTAATTTAACGCTTGGTCTTATGACACCGCCAGTAGGAACTGTCTTATTCATTGTTTCATCGATCACAAAGGTACAAATCCATCGCCTTGTTAAAAATTTAATACCGTTTTTGATTATTTCCTTTGTGATATTGCTTTTAATTACTTATATTCCGTGGTTATCTTTAGGTATTCCACAAATGCTTGGCTTTAAATAATAGTCAGTCGTTACAAATTAAATTAAGGGATGATTACTTATGGGCTCCTATTCTCAATGGAAACAAATGCCACTTGGTGGGGTGTGGAGAGAGGGAAATAGCGATTCCTACTATGAAAACAAAAATCCTTACAATAATGAATTACTAGTAAGAATAAAATTAGCAAATAATGAAGATATTGATGAGGCCTTTTTCGTTGCGAATAAAGTACAAAAAGAGTGGGCGCAGACAACAGCAGAAGAAAGATCAAAAGTAATGCTTAAAGCGATAAAACTATTTGAAGAACGCAGAGAAGAATTTGCCAAAATATTAGTTGAAGAAAGCGGGAGCACTATAAAAAAGGCTAACTTTGAGATCGATACTGCGCTTAGATATATAAAGGAAGCATCGGAGTTTCCATTTAAGATGGAAAGCGAAACACTTGATTCCACAATTAAAGGAAAGAAAAATAAAATTTTTCGTATCCCGGTCGGTATTGTAAGTGTTATCACACCATGGAATTTTCCTTTTAATCTAGCCATTCGATCTGTTGCTCCTGCTCTTGCAACTGGAAATGCTGTAATCTTGAAACCGGATAATCAAACGGCAATTTCAGGCGGCAGTTTTATTGCAAAAGTCTTTGAAGATGCAGGTGTGCCAAAAGGGTTAATTAGCGTAATTATAGCCGATTTGAAAGAAATTGGAGATGCAGTGATTGAACATCCTCTTGCGAACGTGGTAAGTTTTACAGGTTCATCGAAAGCAGGAAAACATATTGCATCGGTAGCAAGCAAACATTTAAAAAAAGCAACCCTTGAACTAGGTGGAAATAATGCATTTGTCGTCTTGGATGATGCCGATTTGGATAAGGCGGTTTCTGCTTCGATTTTTGGAAAATTTATGCACCAAGGTCAAATTTGTATGTCAATCAATCGCATTATTGTGGATCGAAAAGTATCTAATGAATTTATTTCTAAATTCAAGTCAAAAGTTGAGAAATTAACGACTGGTGACCCAATGAGTAACGAAACAAATATCGGCCCATTGATAAATAAAAATCAAATTAATCAAGTTAATCGTCTTGTTCAAACAAGTATTGAAGAGGGAGCAACAGTTGTAGTCAAAGGTGATGTGAAAAATAATACAATATCACCCTGGGTTTTAACGGATGTTACGAGCGAGATGACAATTGCTCAAGAAGAAATTTTTGGTCCAATAGCGGTCATCATTCCTGTTGATGGAGAAGAAGAAGCAATTCGGGTAGCCAATGATACAAAATATGGGCTGGTTGGCTCTGTGTTTACAGAAGATATAAACAGAGGATTAGCCTTTGCAGAAAAAATGGACTGTGGAATGTTCCATATTAATGATGCAACAGTCAATAGTGAACCAGGGGTACCTTTTGGTGGAGAAAAGGATTCCGGATTGGGAAGACATGGCGGAGAATGGTCAATTGATGAATTTACAACTGTTAAATGGGTGTCTATTCAAAATGAAGCTAGAAATTATCCGTTGGCATAAACCTAGTTCGGGGAAAATTTAAGAAGATCAGTAAAGGAGGACAGTTAAATTGACGAAAGCAGCGATCACGTATAGGAAAGGTGAACAATTTAAAATTGAAAACATCGAAATTGACCATCCGAAAAGTGGAGAAATCCTTGTTAAAATCGTAGCGACAGGGATGTGCCATACAGATTTACTTGCGCGTGATCAAATATCGTATGTACCGTTACCAGCAGTACTTGGTCATGAAGGTGCTGGTATCGTTGAGGAAATTGGCGAGGGCGTTACAACTGTCGAACCAGGGGATCATGTCATTCTAACGTTCGATTCATGTGGTAAGTGTGACAATTGCTATAATGGTCATTCATATGCATGTGATGAATTTT comes from the Pueribacillus theae genome and includes:
- a CDS encoding TRAP transporter large permease; protein product: MLTIVTFFLLMLIGVPIAFLLGVTTLVFVFSTGNTDVLLSMPSKMFNGLQNFGLVAIPMFILLGEIMNQGGITQRLIKFTKTIFGQLRGGLAYVNVVVNMFLASIVGSSNAQSAIMSKVMVPAMEKEGYKKEFSAALTSASSVMGPLIPPSMPFIIFGVTAGVSIGNLFLAGIIPGILFAIAFGLAIYVYAKRNDFPKEDRPSWPEVLKSTLHVLPALAIPVLILVGISTGAFTATESAAIAVFFSIIIGFFIYKELKLKDLGGILIRTVITASTVTFLLATSNIFGWVLNFQQIPQAIANAFLTIADNQFMFLLLANILLLIVGMFIDGVAALILLIPILLPIAVQFGVDPVHFGVIMVLNLTLGLMTPPVGTVLFIVSSITKVQIHRLVKNLIPFLIISFVILLLITYIPWLSLGIPQMLGFK
- a CDS encoding aldehyde dehydrogenase family protein, yielding MGSYSQWKQMPLGGVWREGNSDSYYENKNPYNNELLVRIKLANNEDIDEAFFVANKVQKEWAQTTAEERSKVMLKAIKLFEERREEFAKILVEESGSTIKKANFEIDTALRYIKEASEFPFKMESETLDSTIKGKKNKIFRIPVGIVSVITPWNFPFNLAIRSVAPALATGNAVILKPDNQTAISGGSFIAKVFEDAGVPKGLISVIIADLKEIGDAVIEHPLANVVSFTGSSKAGKHIASVASKHLKKATLELGGNNAFVVLDDADLDKAVSASIFGKFMHQGQICMSINRIIVDRKVSNEFISKFKSKVEKLTTGDPMSNETNIGPLINKNQINQVNRLVQTSIEEGATVVVKGDVKNNTISPWVLTDVTSEMTIAQEEIFGPIAVIIPVDGEEEAIRVANDTKYGLVGSVFTEDINRGLAFAEKMDCGMFHINDATVNSEPGVPFGGEKDSGLGRHGGEWSIDEFTTVKWVSIQNEARNYPLA
- a CDS encoding TRAP transporter small permease; translated protein: MEQNQQNIIDSSNHQNNLLARIATLLDKFLVYISIILSAVLTINLIVAVLFRYVLSMPIFWADELSLLLFAWITFLGGCLAIKRSEMAAVTMILDRLSSKLKLIFQIIIQLSILFFTIIIAYYSYIWVTSPSVSNMISSTLRIEMWWIYSIVPISMVCIFIFTINNLYNHILEYRFRDKGGC